The proteins below come from a single Crossiella sp. CA-258035 genomic window:
- a CDS encoding DUF3592 domain-containing protein, producing the protein MAENAGLLDRLRRRVATLPKPRRLRRTSVAVLAAASLLTLMCVVLFGAMLVNDYKIGKRTGTAVAEVQAVTFGRTIVRYNTPDGAIHSPSRGILYPQGLAEGNMVQVEYDLNAPDDLVRVAGRHAWMGIWPIIAVIAGVWVIAYPLVRWLEKRRS; encoded by the coding sequence GTGGCGGAGAACGCAGGACTACTGGACCGGCTGCGCCGTCGCGTGGCGACACTGCCCAAGCCGCGCAGGCTGCGCCGCACCTCGGTCGCGGTGCTGGCGGCCGCGAGCCTGCTCACCCTGATGTGCGTGGTGCTCTTCGGCGCGATGCTGGTCAACGACTACAAGATCGGCAAGCGCACCGGCACCGCCGTGGCCGAGGTCCAGGCGGTCACCTTCGGCCGCACCATCGTCCGCTACAACACCCCCGACGGCGCCATCCACAGCCCCAGCCGCGGCATCCTGTACCCGCAGGGCCTGGCCGAGGGCAACATGGTCCAGGTCGAGTACGACCTCAACGCCCCCGACGACCTGGTCCGGGTCGCCGGGCGGCACGCCTGGATGGGCATCTGGCCGATCATCGCGGTGATCGCCGGCGTGTGGGTGATCGCGTATCCGCTGGTCCGTTGGCTGGAGAAGCGTCGCAGTTGA
- a CDS encoding isochorismate synthase, producing MTFAPSRHSARAVRVRTRELPAGVDLLGQLPDADDVLAWVRAGDGLVGWGVAAEFRCSGPDRFAAADDWWRELRASLEVEDEVGLPGTGAVAFVSVTFADGPEESVLVVPRVIVGQRDGRAWRTEIGEVAGDPVRPVRGPGLVRYAEGQLPVTRYREAVRAAVARMRAGELAKVALAHDLLATAAEPFDPRFLLAGLARRYPSCWAYSVAGLVGATPELLLRRNGSEFSSRVLAGTTWPREGATEDELAAELLASAKNREEHEYAVRSFVDCLGPLCAELDAPPTPEVLRLRNVLHLSTDVRGRLHDDGSLLRLAQAVHPTAAVGGTPTPDAVALIAELEGMDRGRYAGPVGWIDGAGDGELGIALRCAQLDGNTARLFAGCGIVADSDPDTEVAEARAKMIPVRDALEGA from the coding sequence GTGACCTTCGCTCCGTCTCGCCACAGCGCGCGCGCCGTGCGGGTGCGCACCCGGGAGCTGCCCGCCGGGGTTGACCTGCTCGGACAGCTGCCCGACGCCGACGACGTGCTCGCCTGGGTGCGGGCAGGGGACGGTCTGGTCGGCTGGGGAGTCGCGGCCGAGTTCCGCTGCTCCGGGCCGGACCGGTTCGCCGCGGCGGATGACTGGTGGCGGGAGCTGCGCGCCTCGCTGGAAGTCGAGGACGAGGTGGGACTGCCCGGGACCGGGGCGGTGGCCTTTGTCAGCGTGACGTTCGCGGACGGGCCTGAGGAGTCAGTGCTGGTGGTGCCGCGGGTGATCGTCGGGCAACGCGATGGGCGGGCCTGGCGGACCGAGATCGGCGAGGTGGCCGGGGACCCGGTGCGGCCGGTGCGCGGGCCGGGACTGGTGCGCTACGCCGAGGGCCAGCTGCCGGTGACCCGGTACCGGGAGGCGGTGCGGGCCGCGGTGGCCCGGATGCGGGCCGGGGAGCTGGCCAAGGTGGCGCTCGCGCACGACCTGCTGGCCACCGCGGCCGAGCCGTTCGACCCCCGGTTCCTGCTGGCCGGGCTGGCCCGCCGGTACCCGAGCTGCTGGGCCTACTCGGTGGCCGGGCTGGTCGGCGCGACCCCGGAGTTGTTGTTGCGGCGCAACGGGTCCGAGTTCTCCTCCCGGGTGCTGGCCGGGACCACCTGGCCGCGCGAGGGCGCTACCGAGGACGAGCTGGCCGCGGAGCTGCTGGCCTCGGCGAAGAACCGGGAGGAGCACGAGTACGCGGTGCGCTCCTTCGTGGACTGCCTCGGCCCGCTGTGCGCCGAGCTGGATGCCCCGCCCACACCGGAGGTGCTGCGGCTGCGCAACGTGCTGCACCTGTCCACCGACGTGCGCGGCCGGCTGCACGACGACGGGTCGCTGCTGCGGCTGGCCCAGGCGGTGCACCCGACCGCGGCGGTGGGCGGCACGCCGACGCCGGACGCGGTGGCGCTGATCGCCGAACTGGAGGGCATGGACCGGGGCCGCTACGCCGGTCCGGTGGGCTGGATCGACGGCGCGGGCGACGGCGAGCTGGGCATCGCGCTGCGGTGCGCGCAGCTGGACGGCAACACCGCGCGGCTGTTCGCCGGGTGCGGGATCGTGGCCGACTCGGATCCGGACACCGAGGTGGCCGAGGCGCGGGCGAAGATGATCCCGGTGCGGGACGCGCTCGAAGGCGCATAG
- a CDS encoding M1 family metallopeptidase: MLRRHSLRVAAATAAAVALLAWPASAGIDSVGTPGIGDEYHPNDGNGGYDVSHYDIRLKYQPASDTLTGTTTIVAAATQDLTRFNLDFALPVKSVRVNGAKASFTQTPEAELVVTPGRLAAKGSLLTVVVEYEGVPSTVKINGQTLWKRTSDGATAINEPHIARWWYPSNDHPTDKATFDISVAVPTGVEVLSNGSLKSRAVQPGGWTRWNWRSTKPMATYLAFLTIGQFEIHQSTGHKGQPFITAYSEGLGEFEGAAKASLERTPEVIEFLETVFGEWPFEAQGGVVPKEGLTFALENQTRPTYATGFFRNGTNVNVVVHELAHQWFGDSVSVAKWRNIWLNEGFATYAPWLWSEHKGEGTAQEWFDFTYARYAENDPFWQVVIGEPGSGNEFHGAVYDRGAMALHAIRKTVGDQVFFQTVKTWTENKKYGNATIEEFKALAEVLSGKKLDEVFNTWLFTKGKPKLNPEVSTQGTERAPKVKEPKNAKKAIENQQILHDLSARAGK; this comes from the coding sequence ATGCTTCGACGACACAGCCTCCGCGTGGCGGCGGCGACGGCAGCGGCCGTCGCGCTGCTCGCGTGGCCGGCGTCGGCTGGCATCGATTCGGTCGGTACTCCCGGCATCGGTGACGAGTACCACCCGAACGACGGCAACGGCGGATACGACGTCTCGCACTACGACATCCGCCTGAAGTACCAACCGGCCAGCGACACGCTGACCGGCACCACGACCATCGTGGCCGCGGCGACCCAGGACCTGACCCGGTTCAACCTGGACTTCGCGCTGCCGGTGAAGTCGGTGCGGGTCAACGGGGCCAAGGCGAGCTTCACCCAGACCCCCGAGGCCGAGCTGGTGGTGACCCCGGGCCGGCTGGCGGCCAAGGGCTCGCTGCTGACCGTGGTGGTGGAGTACGAGGGCGTGCCCTCCACGGTCAAGATCAACGGCCAGACGCTGTGGAAGCGCACCTCCGACGGCGCGACCGCGATCAACGAGCCGCACATCGCGCGCTGGTGGTACCCGAGCAACGACCACCCCACGGACAAGGCGACCTTCGACATCAGCGTCGCGGTGCCCACCGGGGTGGAGGTGCTCTCCAACGGCTCACTGAAGAGCCGGGCGGTGCAGCCGGGCGGCTGGACCCGCTGGAACTGGCGCTCCACCAAGCCGATGGCGACCTACCTGGCCTTCCTGACCATCGGCCAGTTCGAGATCCACCAGAGCACCGGGCACAAGGGCCAGCCGTTCATCACGGCCTACTCCGAGGGCCTCGGCGAGTTCGAGGGCGCGGCCAAGGCCTCGCTGGAGCGCACGCCCGAGGTGATCGAGTTCCTGGAGACCGTCTTCGGCGAGTGGCCGTTCGAGGCGCAGGGCGGGGTGGTGCCCAAGGAGGGCCTGACCTTCGCGCTGGAGAACCAGACCCGGCCGACCTACGCGACCGGCTTCTTCCGCAACGGCACCAACGTCAACGTGGTGGTGCACGAGCTGGCGCACCAGTGGTTCGGCGACTCGGTGTCGGTGGCCAAGTGGCGCAACATCTGGCTGAACGAGGGCTTCGCCACCTACGCGCCCTGGCTGTGGTCGGAGCACAAGGGTGAGGGCACCGCGCAGGAGTGGTTCGACTTCACCTACGCGCGCTACGCCGAGAACGACCCGTTCTGGCAGGTCGTCATCGGCGAGCCGGGCTCGGGCAACGAGTTCCACGGCGCGGTGTACGACCGCGGCGCGATGGCCCTGCACGCGATCCGCAAGACCGTCGGCGACCAGGTCTTCTTCCAGACGGTGAAGACCTGGACCGAGAACAAGAAGTACGGCAACGCCACCATCGAGGAGTTCAAGGCGCTGGCCGAGGTGCTCTCCGGCAAGAAGCTGGACGAGGTCTTCAACACCTGGCTGTTCACCAAGGGCAAGCCGAAGCTCAACCCCGAGGTCTCCACCCAGGGCACCGAGCGCGCGCCCAAGGTGAAGGAGCCGAAGAACGCCAAGAAGGCGATCGAGAACCAGCAGATCCTGCACGACCTGTCCGCCCGCGCGGGCAAGTAG
- the menD gene encoding 2-succinyl-5-enolpyruvyl-6-hydroxy-3-cyclohexene-1-carboxylic-acid synthase — MNPSTAQARVVVDELIRNDVRQVVLCPGSRNAPLSFALYEAATAGRLTLHVRIDERTAGFLALGLAKGLAHRPHRRGFAAVVCTSGTAVANLHPAVLEAYHSGAALLVVTADRPPEVYGTGANQTIQQNGVYGGAATTIDFPVAERRAGQNAVWRGLVCRAVVQADTGTPVHVNIPFREPLVPDGDLADWPEPLDGRPESERWTSVSPGFVGTDPVGGGPIFHLRPRTLVVVGDADLNAAHSACEVAAKLGWPVITEPTAMGGPVASGAVVLQHGSLLLNAGELPERLRPDSVVVIGRPTLSRGVQKLLKTVPVVHVVRNGESWADPQHVATHVTGYLGLDDLNYAAMDIEQGSRNWVETYPGDPDWLTDWQQADALASSVVEELLAGEQWPTGLHVARALMSELPEDAVLFLGSSNPVRDIDLVGARRLGPVVISNRGVAGIDGSISSAIGAVLGAVSADSRIGHGYALLGDLTFLHDLNGLLLGPLEQRPDLTIVVLNDDGGGIFSLLEQGSPDHSDSFERVFGTPHGSDLGALCAGYGIRYRLATDGADFRAALRPAPGIQVVEVRADRQRLRAVHELLRTRVRAVITAS; from the coding sequence GTGAACCCTTCCACAGCGCAAGCCAGGGTCGTCGTTGACGAGCTGATCCGCAACGACGTGCGTCAGGTCGTGCTCTGCCCCGGCTCGCGCAACGCTCCGCTGTCCTTCGCCCTCTACGAGGCCGCGACGGCAGGCAGGCTCACCCTGCACGTGCGCATCGACGAGCGCACCGCGGGCTTCCTCGCCCTCGGCCTGGCCAAGGGACTGGCGCACCGGCCGCACCGGCGCGGGTTCGCCGCCGTGGTGTGCACCTCCGGCACCGCGGTTGCGAACCTGCACCCGGCGGTGCTGGAGGCGTACCACTCGGGCGCCGCGCTACTGGTGGTCACCGCGGACCGGCCGCCGGAGGTCTACGGCACCGGGGCGAACCAGACCATCCAGCAGAACGGCGTCTACGGCGGCGCGGCGACCACCATCGACTTCCCGGTGGCCGAGCGGCGGGCCGGGCAGAACGCGGTGTGGCGCGGGCTGGTCTGCCGCGCGGTGGTGCAGGCCGACACCGGCACCCCGGTGCACGTGAACATCCCGTTCCGGGAGCCGCTGGTGCCGGACGGGGACCTCGCCGACTGGCCGGAGCCGCTGGACGGGCGGCCGGAGTCCGAGCGCTGGACCTCGGTCAGCCCCGGCTTCGTCGGCACCGACCCGGTCGGCGGCGGCCCGATCTTCCACCTGCGGCCGCGCACCCTGGTCGTGGTGGGCGATGCCGACCTCAACGCCGCGCACTCCGCCTGCGAGGTGGCGGCCAAGCTGGGCTGGCCGGTGATCACCGAACCGACCGCGATGGGCGGGCCGGTGGCCTCCGGCGCGGTGGTGCTGCAACACGGTTCGCTGCTGCTCAACGCGGGCGAGCTGCCCGAGCGGCTGCGGCCGGACTCGGTGGTGGTGATCGGGCGGCCCACCCTGTCCCGTGGCGTGCAGAAGCTGCTCAAGACGGTGCCGGTGGTGCACGTGGTGCGCAACGGCGAGTCCTGGGCCGACCCGCAGCACGTGGCCACGCACGTGACCGGCTACCTCGGCCTGGACGACCTCAACTACGCGGCCATGGACATCGAGCAGGGCAGCCGCAACTGGGTGGAGACCTATCCCGGCGACCCGGACTGGCTGACCGACTGGCAGCAGGCCGACGCGCTGGCCTCCTCGGTGGTGGAGGAGCTGCTCGCCGGTGAGCAGTGGCCCACCGGGCTGCACGTGGCCCGCGCGCTGATGAGCGAGCTGCCCGAGGACGCGGTGCTGTTCCTGGGCAGCTCCAACCCGGTGCGCGACATCGACCTGGTCGGCGCGCGCAGGCTCGGCCCGGTGGTGATCTCCAACCGCGGCGTGGCCGGTATCGACGGCAGCATCTCCAGCGCGATCGGCGCGGTGCTCGGCGCGGTCAGCGCGGACAGCCGGATCGGCCACGGCTACGCGCTGCTCGGCGACCTGACCTTCCTGCACGACCTCAACGGCCTGCTGCTCGGCCCGCTGGAGCAGCGGCCGGACCTGACCATCGTGGTGCTCAACGACGACGGTGGCGGCATCTTCTCCTTGCTGGAGCAGGGTTCGCCGGACCACTCGGACTCCTTCGAGCGGGTCTTCGGCACCCCGCACGGCTCCGACCTCGGCGCGCTGTGCGCCGGTTACGGCATCCGGTACCGGCTGGCGACCGACGGGGCGGACTTCCGGGCGGCGCTGCGACCGGCGCCGGGCATCCAGGTGGTGGAGGTGCGCGCGGACCGGCAACGGCTGCGCGCCGTGCACGAGCTGTTGCGGACCAGGGTGCGCGCTGTGATCACCGCGTCCTGA
- the menB gene encoding 1,4-dihydroxy-2-naphthoyl-CoA synthase: protein MELAADWKSDGDYRDIRYETAEGIAKITINRPEVRNAFRPQTLFELSDAFNRARDDDQVGVIILTGQGDLAFCSGGDQRIRGNDGYIGEDEVAQKGIGRLNVLDLQIQIRRTPKPVIAMVAGYAIGGGHVLHIVCDLTIAADNARFGQTGPKVGSFDGGYGSGLLARMVGQKKAREIWYLCRQYDAQQAEAMGLVNTVVPLKDLEKETVQWCREMLQHSPLALRMLKASHNAADDGLAGIQQLAGDATLLFYMSEEAQEGRNAYTERRKPDFGKFPKRP from the coding sequence ATCGAGCTCGCTGCCGACTGGAAGTCGGATGGCGACTACCGGGACATCCGGTACGAGACCGCGGAGGGCATCGCCAAGATCACGATCAACCGGCCAGAGGTGCGCAACGCGTTCCGGCCGCAGACCCTCTTCGAGCTCTCCGACGCCTTCAACCGGGCGCGCGACGACGACCAGGTCGGCGTCATCATCCTCACCGGGCAGGGTGACCTGGCCTTCTGCTCCGGCGGTGACCAGCGCATCCGCGGCAACGACGGCTACATCGGCGAGGACGAGGTGGCCCAGAAGGGCATCGGCCGCCTGAACGTGCTCGACCTCCAGATCCAGATCCGCCGCACGCCCAAGCCGGTGATCGCCATGGTCGCCGGGTACGCCATCGGCGGCGGCCACGTGCTGCACATCGTCTGCGACCTGACCATCGCCGCGGACAACGCCAGGTTCGGCCAGACCGGCCCCAAGGTCGGTTCCTTCGACGGTGGCTACGGCTCCGGTCTGCTGGCCAGGATGGTCGGGCAGAAGAAGGCCCGCGAGATCTGGTACCTGTGCCGCCAGTACGACGCCCAGCAGGCCGAGGCCATGGGCCTGGTCAACACGGTGGTGCCGCTGAAGGACCTGGAGAAGGAAACCGTGCAGTGGTGCCGCGAGATGCTCCAGCACTCGCCGCTGGCCCTGCGCATGCTCAAGGCCTCGCACAACGCCGCCGACGACGGCCTGGCCGGCATCCAGCAGCTCGCGGGTGATGCCACCCTGCTCTTCTACATGTCCGAAGAGGCGCAGGAAGGCCGCAACGCCTACACCGAGCGGCGCAAGCCCGACTTCGGGAAGTTCCCGAAGCGACCGTGA
- the menE gene encoding o-succinylbenzoate--CoA ligase — protein MRRRPILTLTCDNTAGSASDAHHALRAALDGGPALLPLAPGLAGARVAAALRPEEGEQDLGVALIVPTSGSTGTPKGVLLTEAALRASAAATHERLGGPGRWLLALPVHHIAGLQVLTRSLLAGFDPCVLDSATGFRPAAFAAAAEPLLAQGRAYTALVPTQLSRLVAEGGAALAALRGFAAVIVGGAATPPALLRAARAAGVAVTTTYGMSETAGGCVYDGLPLTGARVRLAEGGAVELGGPMLANGYRLAPDSTAAVFADGWFRTGDLGRFTGDGRLEILGRADDVIITGGEKVPPALVERALTDCPGVLEACVVGVPDPEWGQAVAAAVVPADWTEPPAPERLREAVREVAGRACAPRRVLFLPELPLRGPGKIDRRAVGELLAEPD, from the coding sequence ATGCGCCGCCGTCCGATTCTGACCCTGACCTGCGACAACACCGCAGGCTCGGCTAGTGATGCTCACCACGCCCTGCGCGCCGCGCTGGACGGCGGTCCGGCGCTGTTGCCGCTGGCCCCGGGCCTGGCCGGAGCGCGGGTGGCCGCCGCCCTCAGACCGGAAGAGGGTGAGCAAGACCTCGGTGTGGCACTGATCGTGCCCACCTCCGGCTCGACCGGGACGCCCAAGGGCGTGCTGCTCACCGAGGCCGCGCTGCGCGCCTCGGCGGCCGCCACGCACGAGCGGCTGGGCGGTCCCGGCCGCTGGCTGCTCGCGCTGCCGGTGCACCACATCGCCGGACTCCAGGTGCTCACTCGGTCCCTACTGGCCGGTTTCGACCCCTGCGTGCTCGACTCCGCCACCGGCTTCCGCCCGGCCGCCTTCGCCGCGGCCGCCGAGCCGCTGCTGGCGCAGGGGCGGGCCTACACCGCGCTGGTGCCGACCCAGCTCTCCCGTCTGGTCGCCGAGGGCGGCGCGGCGCTGGCCGCGCTGCGCGGGTTCGCCGCGGTGATCGTCGGCGGCGCGGCCACCCCGCCCGCGCTGCTGCGCGCGGCCAGGGCCGCGGGGGTGGCGGTGACCACCACCTACGGCATGAGCGAGACCGCGGGCGGCTGTGTCTACGACGGCTTGCCGCTGACCGGGGCCAGGGTCCGGCTGGCCGAGGGCGGCGCGGTGGAGCTGGGCGGTCCGATGCTGGCCAATGGCTACCGGCTGGCCCCGGACTCCACCGCGGCGGTGTTCGCCGACGGCTGGTTCCGCACCGGCGACCTGGGCCGCTTCACCGGGGACGGGCGGCTGGAGATCCTCGGCCGGGCCGACGACGTGATCATCACCGGTGGCGAGAAGGTGCCACCGGCGCTGGTCGAGCGCGCGCTCACGGACTGCCCCGGCGTGCTGGAGGCCTGCGTGGTCGGCGTGCCCGATCCGGAGTGGGGGCAGGCGGTCGCGGCCGCGGTGGTGCCTGCCGACTGGACCGAGCCGCCCGCGCCGGAGCGGTTGCGCGAGGCGGTCCGGGAGGTCGCGGGCCGGGCCTGCGCGCCGCGCCGGGTGCTGTTCCTGCCGGAGCTGCCCCTGCGCGGACCAGGCAAGATCGACCGGCGCGCGGTCGGCGAGCTGTTGGCCGAACCCGACTAG